A window of the Tursiops truncatus isolate mTurTru1 chromosome 14, mTurTru1.mat.Y, whole genome shotgun sequence genome harbors these coding sequences:
- the NAT8 gene encoding LOW QUALITY PROTEIN: N-acetyltransferase 8 (The sequence of the model RefSeq protein was modified relative to this genomic sequence to represent the inferred CDS: inserted 3 bases in 2 codons; deleted 2 bases in 2 codons; substituted 2 bases at 2 genomic stop codons), producing the protein MAHQIHKYQENYRKWVVGLFSKVMTEHLPTTFYHILKLPRTLVLLLAGPLALFLVSGSWVLTFVASLALLAAXGFLPNTTGSSLRSCLCTDMSDITKSYFSESGSCFWVVESEGQVVGMVGALPVKKATLWNEQLQLLHLRVALEYRGQGISKALVRTVXESAWHQGYSKVVLSTSTLQYSALALYQRLGFXKMGXFFFSTSYRLVAVSAIQFIYRLPSAQVSQALEQGGGPMICVIVD; encoded by the exons ATGGCTCATCAAATCCACAAATACCAGGAAAATTATCGCAAATGGGTCGTGGGCTTGTTCTCCAAGGTGATGACCGAGCACCTTCCCACAACCTTCTACCACATCCTAAAGCTGCCCCGAACCCTTGTGCTCTTGCTTGCG GGGCCCCTTGCCCTATTCCTGGTCTCTGGCTCCTGGGTCCTGACCTTCGTGGCCAGCCTTGCCCTCCTTGCTG GAGGTTTCCTGCCAAATACCACTGGATCCAGTTTGAGGTCATGTCTTTGCACAGACATGTCTGACATCACCAAATCCTACTTCAGTGAGAGTGGCTCCTGCTTCTGGGTGGTTGAGTCTGAGGGGCAGGTGGTGGGCATGGTGGGAGCACTACCTGTTAAGAAGGCCACCCTGTGGAATGAGCAGTTGCAGCTGCTTCACCTACGTGTGGCCCTGGAGTACCGCGGTCAGGGGATAAGT AAAGCCCTGGTCAGGACTGT CGAGTCTGCGTGGCACCAGGGCTACAGCAAAGTGGTCCTCAGCACCAGCACACTGCAGTACTCTGCCCTGGCCCTTTACCAGCGCCTCGGCTTCTAGAAGATGGGCTAGTTTTTCTTCTCCACAAGCTATAGGCTAGTTGCTGTCTCTGCAATTCAATTTATCTACCGTCTCCCCTCTGCTCAGGTCTCTCAGGCACTGGAGCAAGGAGGGGGCCCTATGATCTGTGTCATTGTGGATTAG